Part of the Gemmatimonadaceae bacterium genome is shown below.
CCATGAGCTCTCGTTCGACCAGCTCGATGGTAGCGAGTGCGGCTGCGCAACAGACCGGATTGCCGCCGAACGTCGAGCCGTGGGCCCCGTGGCCCCAGTTGTCGACCGTCTCGCGCACGATCATCGCACCGATCGGCATCCCGGATCCCAGGCCCTTGGCCGACAGGAGGATGTCGGGCTCGACGCCCTCGTGTTCACAGGCAAACATGCGACCGGTGCGCCCGATGCCGCTCTGCACCTCGTCGAACACGAGCAGGATGCCGTGCCGATCGCACAGCTCGCGCAGGCCGGTGAGGAACCCAGGCGGCGGCACGATGTATCCGCCTTCGCCCTGTACCGGCTCCACGAAGATGGCCGCGACGTCGCGGGGGCTCAGGTGCCGCTGGAACAGGTCGTGTTCAATGGAGCTGACGCACGCCAGGTGGCACTGCTGGCGGTGCGCACAGTGGCGGCACC
Proteins encoded:
- a CDS encoding aminotransferase class III-fold pyridoxal phosphate-dependent enzyme → CRHCAHRQQCHLACVSSIEHDLFQRHLSPRDVAAIFVEPVQGEGGYIVPPPGFLTGLRELCDRHGILLVFDEVQSGIGRTGRMFACEHEGVEPDILLSAKGLGSGMPIGAMIVRETVDNWGHGAHGSTFGGNPVCCAAALATIELVERELMANAAIQGQRLLDGARRLMERHECIGDVRGVGLMAGLEFVRDRVTREPDGALVRRIVDLAFSRGLLLLGAGHSALRLAPPLVIDAEDVDRGLAMLDACIAECAHAAP